Proteins from a genomic interval of Flammeovirgaceae bacterium SG7u.111:
- a CDS encoding SusC/RagA family TonB-linked outer membrane protein, translated as MDENYSNRLSLVKGYSPKTSVRGKSSTITKVFVQILVLVFVLAVNKANAQSIITGTVTDQSSGDFLPGVAIQIKGTSTGTISDIDGNFKITAKSTDVLVFSYVGFTNQEITVGNQTTISVVLEEDITQLSEVIVTALGIEREEKSLGYAIASVGTEELVSAGNMNVGSALTGKLAGVRVATANGGAASAVNIQVRGASSISFNTQPLYVIDGVPMRNDALINLQNAGSNNNFWNEQRVRENGLIDINPEDIETITVLKGASASALYGSDGGNGVVVITTKKGTSKKKGLGVDLKLQYDMEQLAFQPDWQNSYGPGYDGANNEAITGNREGWITEDDGAIHPYYGAYGQFGPKFDGRTVKYWDGTDKTYAANEDNYKDFFNTGYNKNINVAISNSGDNGSFRLSYARQDYEGIMPGFEMKKNNFNFNGTMKLHDKVSVDLVSSFINNTVHNRPYMLNQVFGSYGGFFSRMDDMSVYQSRYQTSEGYRYVTYDQNYNDEEKFLYRMRASNLLDYHWNQLKNSKDETTNRFLNSVTVKYQISPKFMIRGRLGNDYTSTEHETKEYSQYASAFGYTGTYRLQNGNYSLLYGDALASYSETLSSNVKMNLSVGGTFRQDRYLESTSGTNGGLVIENYFKLVNSSQPLNGGSQVNTYERNNYNEAGFAIAEFSFKDYLFLQGTGRYEARSTLAADKNAYFYPSANASFVFSDAFEMPSFIDYGKVRASWGLVGNPPTTYAAAVTYSLGSVNTSNGAVIYQSPTSSNYGNEAIDIEVKRETEFGLEVSLFGGKVSLDAAYYNNVIRNQIINVATPASAGASSMLANVGTLSNEGVEFAINTTPVMTGNFRWDLGFNYGFNKNKLTELAEGVDYLTSEDKDGGSLYIRAEEGETLGNIYVLPTLTDENGNKIVGENGLYSLDNSGDYINVGNIMPKAVGGITNTFSYKDFTLNIVADYRFGAKMVSTPYLYMKGAGMFESTMQYRDAEHGGLSYDIVDGVNVLNPSGQYHDGVILEGVTASGEPNTTVIDAGSYYMNSYTWGGFGGGYDGQYSEAVMDNSFIKLREASLTYNLPKELVSRVGLQQTSLSIVGRNLFYIWKNTPDNWDPEAAIGNSWIAQGVDNYAAAPTRSLGVILRAKF; from the coding sequence ATGGACGAAAATTACAGTAATCGGCTAAGCCTTGTGAAGGGTTATAGCCCCAAAACTAGTGTCAGAGGTAAATCCTCAACGATCACAAAAGTATTTGTGCAAATTTTGGTTTTAGTGTTTGTACTGGCTGTAAATAAAGCCAATGCTCAAAGTATAATAACTGGAACTGTAACAGACCAAAGTTCTGGCGACTTCTTGCCAGGCGTAGCCATCCAAATTAAAGGGACGAGTACAGGTACCATCTCAGATATAGATGGTAATTTCAAAATAACTGCGAAGAGTACTGATGTGTTAGTGTTTTCGTATGTAGGCTTTACGAATCAAGAAATAACCGTAGGAAACCAGACAACAATTTCTGTAGTGTTGGAAGAAGATATTACCCAATTATCAGAGGTTATTGTAACTGCCTTGGGTATTGAGCGTGAGGAGAAGAGTTTGGGATACGCTATTGCTTCTGTAGGAACCGAAGAGCTGGTTTCGGCAGGTAATATGAACGTAGGTTCTGCTCTTACGGGTAAACTTGCTGGTGTAAGGGTTGCTACAGCAAATGGTGGGGCTGCCAGTGCGGTTAATATTCAGGTGAGGGGAGCTAGTTCTATATCTTTCAACACACAGCCTCTTTATGTGATCGATGGTGTGCCTATGAGAAATGACGCCCTTATCAATCTTCAGAATGCTGGAAGTAACAATAACTTCTGGAATGAGCAACGTGTAAGGGAAAATGGTTTGATTGATATCAACCCTGAAGATATCGAGACTATCACCGTACTGAAAGGAGCAAGTGCAAGTGCCTTATATGGATCTGATGGTGGTAACGGTGTGGTTGTGATTACTACAAAAAAGGGAACATCTAAGAAAAAAGGACTTGGTGTTGACTTGAAACTTCAGTATGATATGGAGCAGCTGGCTTTTCAGCCAGACTGGCAAAATAGCTATGGTCCAGGATATGATGGTGCGAACAATGAAGCGATCACTGGCAATAGAGAAGGATGGATTACAGAAGATGATGGAGCTATACATCCATATTATGGTGCTTATGGCCAATTCGGTCCTAAGTTTGACGGCAGGACTGTAAAGTACTGGGATGGTACTGATAAAACATATGCAGCTAATGAAGATAATTACAAAGATTTCTTCAATACAGGGTATAATAAAAATATAAATGTAGCAATCTCGAATTCAGGGGATAACGGGAGTTTTCGTTTGTCTTATGCACGTCAGGACTATGAAGGTATTATGCCTGGTTTTGAAATGAAGAAAAACAACTTCAATTTCAATGGTACCATGAAATTGCACGATAAAGTATCTGTGGACTTGGTTTCTTCATTTATAAATAATACTGTTCATAATAGACCTTACATGTTGAATCAAGTATTTGGTTCTTATGGTGGTTTTTTCAGTCGTATGGATGATATGAGCGTGTACCAATCAAGATACCAGACTAGTGAAGGGTATAGGTACGTTACGTATGATCAGAATTATAATGATGAGGAAAAATTTCTTTATAGGATGAGAGCAAGTAATTTGTTGGACTATCATTGGAATCAGTTGAAAAATAGCAAAGACGAAACCACTAACCGTTTCTTGAATAGCGTAACGGTAAAGTATCAAATTAGCCCAAAGTTTATGATTAGAGGTCGTCTTGGGAATGATTATACTAGCACAGAGCATGAGACCAAAGAGTATTCTCAATATGCCTCTGCTTTCGGCTATACAGGAACATACCGTCTTCAAAATGGTAATTATAGCCTGCTCTATGGTGATGCTTTGGCTTCTTATTCTGAAACCTTGAGCAGTAATGTGAAAATGAATCTTTCTGTAGGAGGGACTTTCCGTCAAGATAGATACTTAGAGTCAACCTCTGGTACGAATGGAGGTTTGGTAATAGAAAATTATTTCAAGCTGGTGAACTCTTCACAACCATTAAATGGTGGCTCTCAGGTAAATACGTATGAGCGTAACAATTATAATGAGGCAGGTTTTGCTATTGCAGAATTTTCATTCAAAGATTACCTGTTTCTTCAAGGAACTGGAAGGTATGAAGCACGTTCTACTTTAGCTGCTGATAAAAATGCTTATTTCTACCCTTCGGCAAATGCCAGTTTTGTTTTCTCTGATGCGTTTGAAATGCCTAGCTTTATTGATTACGGTAAGGTAAGAGCTTCATGGGGATTGGTTGGGAATCCGCCAACAACCTATGCCGCGGCGGTTACTTATAGTTTAGGCTCTGTGAATACAAGTAACGGTGCTGTAATTTACCAATCGCCAACTTCATCTAATTATGGGAATGAAGCTATCGATATAGAAGTAAAACGTGAGACAGAGTTTGGATTAGAAGTAAGCCTGTTTGGAGGCAAGGTGAGTCTGGATGCGGCATATTATAACAATGTCATACGTAATCAGATTATTAATGTGGCTACTCCAGCTTCAGCAGGTGCTTCAAGTATGTTGGCCAACGTAGGTACACTATCTAACGAAGGAGTTGAATTTGCCATAAACACTACACCTGTTATGACAGGTAACTTCAGATGGGACCTTGGTTTTAACTACGGTTTCAACAAAAACAAACTGACAGAGTTGGCAGAAGGAGTAGATTATCTAACATCAGAGGATAAAGATGGTGGGTCGCTCTATATTAGGGCAGAAGAAGGCGAGACCTTGGGTAATATCTATGTATTGCCAACATTGACCGATGAGAACGGAAATAAAATTGTGGGTGAGAATGGTTTATATAGTCTAGATAATTCAGGTGATTATATTAATGTAGGTAACATAATGCCTAAAGCTGTTGGCGGTATAACTAATACATTTAGCTACAAAGACTTTACGCTAAATATAGTAGCTGACTACCGTTTTGGAGCTAAAATGGTATCCACTCCTTATTTGTACATGAAAGGTGCTGGTATGTTTGAAAGCACCATGCAGTATAGAGATGCTGAACACGGTGGATTATCTTACGATATCGTAGATGGTGTAAATGTGCTAAACCCTAGTGGGCAATACCACGATGGTGTAATACTCGAAGGAGTTACTGCTAGTGGGGAACCTAATACTACTGTAATCGATGCAGGTTCTTACTATATGAACAGCTATACTTGGGGCGGGTTTGGTGGAGGCTATGACGGCCAATACTCAGAGGCTGTTATGGACAATAGCTTTATCAAACTACGTGAGGCTAGCCTTACTTACAACCTCCCAAAAGAATTGGTTTCAAGAGTTGGTTTGCAACAAACGTCTCTAAGTATTGTTGGAAGAAACCTGTTTTATATTTGGAAGAATACTCCTGACAATTGGGATCCTGAGGCTGCAATTGGTAATTCTTGGATTGCTCAAGGTGTCGACAACTATGCTGCTGCTCCAACAAGAAGTTTGGGTGTTATTTTAAGGGCTAAATTCTAA
- a CDS encoding SusD/RagB family nutrient-binding outer membrane lipoprotein yields the protein MKKFLINTIILGGLLMVAIGCSDKLEEYYADPNKTTEPEMSKLLTYMFNNDRIKPTYWDYRTFTFPTTAKYTQFYGFSVSNKVYQNNLAYTEDRWEAFYTGGIMNSYRSMEKAYNEMGEDEKERNKVFLQVAKVLVYDHAAQLVDLWGDIPFSEAGQINLTSALVNAKFDDASEVYTTIIAELAEVNTYLASADLPSTVETLLAAQDIMNNGDLLAWRKYANSLRLRLLMRISNIDEATAKSTIATMLADPTTYPLIDGNDENAVLEMYPEGSSLYSEIHAVFSDLTPVAAELIVEDVMDANEDPRTDVFWDAGTEGFVGLPADVTANEQQDLINSGAIATFDSATFIYNWNIPGVMITAAEVNFIKAEAFERWGGGDAQGAYETAIRQSIEFYYTLNQAQVQGNGNNSFSRDPMDSPSEEAITNFLSKAAIAYTGTTDQKLEKIATQKWVNYFILQADQAWAEVRRTGYPVLEFKEDPGTNELPPNRLLYPATEKSNNGANYEVVKGDDLREGRIFWDVN from the coding sequence ATGAAGAAATTTTTAATAAATACCATTATATTGGGAGGTCTTCTCATGGTTGCTATTGGCTGTAGCGATAAATTGGAGGAATATTATGCCGATCCAAACAAGACCACAGAGCCAGAAATGAGTAAGTTGCTTACTTACATGTTTAATAATGATAGGATAAAGCCAACTTATTGGGATTACAGGACTTTTACATTCCCAACTACGGCTAAGTATACCCAGTTTTACGGTTTTTCTGTAAGCAATAAAGTTTACCAGAATAACCTTGCTTACACAGAAGATAGATGGGAAGCATTTTATACGGGTGGTATTATGAATTCGTACCGCTCTATGGAGAAAGCCTACAATGAAATGGGTGAAGATGAGAAGGAACGAAATAAGGTCTTCCTTCAAGTGGCAAAAGTCCTTGTATATGATCATGCGGCTCAATTAGTCGATTTGTGGGGAGATATTCCATTTTCAGAAGCAGGACAGATCAATCTTACGAGTGCATTAGTCAACGCTAAGTTCGACGATGCTTCAGAGGTATATACTACAATTATAGCAGAGTTGGCTGAAGTCAATACTTATCTTGCAAGTGCTGATTTGCCTTCTACGGTGGAAACACTTCTGGCTGCTCAGGATATTATGAACAACGGTGATTTGCTAGCTTGGCGTAAATATGCCAATTCATTGAGACTTAGGTTGCTTATGAGAATTAGCAATATAGATGAAGCTACTGCTAAATCAACTATTGCTACCATGCTTGCTGACCCAACTACCTATCCTCTTATCGATGGAAATGATGAGAATGCGGTATTGGAGATGTACCCAGAGGGAAGTTCACTTTATTCTGAGATTCACGCTGTATTTTCAGACCTTACTCCTGTTGCAGCAGAATTGATAGTTGAGGATGTAATGGATGCAAATGAAGACCCAAGAACAGATGTGTTTTGGGATGCTGGTACAGAAGGCTTTGTTGGTTTGCCAGCAGATGTAACTGCTAATGAACAACAAGATTTAATAAACAGTGGAGCTATTGCGACATTCGACTCAGCTACTTTTATTTACAACTGGAATATTCCAGGAGTTATGATAACTGCTGCCGAAGTTAACTTTATCAAAGCTGAGGCTTTTGAAAGATGGGGCGGAGGAGATGCGCAAGGTGCTTATGAAACTGCCATCAGACAATCGATTGAGTTTTATTATACCCTGAACCAAGCTCAAGTACAAGGTAATGGTAATAATTCATTCTCAAGAGATCCAATGGACTCTCCTTCTGAAGAAGCTATCACCAACTTTTTATCAAAAGCTGCTATTGCTTATACAGGTACAACCGATCAGAAACTTGAGAAAATCGCTACGCAGAAATGGGTGAATTACTTCATACTTCAAGCAGATCAAGCTTGGGCAGAAGTTAGAAGAACAGGATATCCTGTTCTAGAATTCAAAGAAGATCCAGGTACAAATGAGTTGCCTCCGAACAGGTTGTTATATCCTGCTACAGAGAAAAGTAACAACGGAGCAAATTATGAAGTTGTGAAAGGCGATGACTTGAGAGAGGGTCGCATATTCTGGGATGTAAACTAA
- a CDS encoding glycoside hydrolase family 3 N-terminal domain-containing protein, which translates to MGYNNQGVPRLGIPQYNWWNEALHGVARAGNATVFPQAIALAATFNDGLVHKVADIISTEARAKYNLAVAKNRHLQYMGLTFWSPNINLFRDPRWGRGQETYGEDPFLTSKMGLSFVKGLQGEDEHYLKVSAAAKHLAVHSGPEANRHTFNAIVDEKDLRETYLYAFEKLVGGGVESIMCAYNRVNGEPCCTSKTLIEDILKGEWKFNGHIVTDCWALEDIYARHKVMGTATEVAAAAVKAGVNLDCSNLMQAELMPAIEQGLLAKEEIDGALVPNLTTLFKLGFFDEPSLNPYSNLGREDVHNQEQIALAKKAALESMVLLKNANNLLPINKEEYGSIVVAGSNSGSLDAMLGNYHGISGNIVTYAEGISEAAGPEMAVQYDLGSNYTDTTHFGGVWASETSDLTIAVIGLTPVLEGEEGDAFLAANGGDKKDLSIPAAHVAFLKKLRSKHDKPIITVITAGSAVDISAIEPYSDAIIMAWYAGEQGGNALADIIFGAASPSGRLPITFYKSFDDLPPYNSYAMKGRTYRYFDGEVQYPFGYGLSYGKFAYEWVKIPEKKYKKGDTIEVSVKVKNAGAYDAEEVVQAYIQYPEIDRMPIKELRAFKKTTVKKNGESEVSLSIPIAELRKWDTAKGEWEIYSGTYTLVLGSDSRDEKLTTTFTIK; encoded by the coding sequence ATGGGGTACAACAATCAAGGAGTGCCTCGCTTGGGAATTCCTCAGTACAACTGGTGGAACGAAGCGCTTCATGGTGTAGCAAGAGCGGGAAATGCCACTGTTTTTCCACAGGCAATTGCCTTGGCTGCTACCTTCAACGACGGCCTTGTCCATAAAGTAGCAGACATAATTTCCACAGAGGCACGCGCTAAATATAACTTGGCTGTAGCCAAAAACAGGCACCTCCAATATATGGGGCTCACCTTTTGGTCTCCCAATATCAACCTTTTCCGCGACCCTCGTTGGGGTAGGGGACAAGAAACTTATGGAGAAGATCCGTTTCTTACTTCTAAAATGGGACTTTCTTTTGTAAAAGGTCTCCAAGGAGAAGATGAACATTACTTGAAAGTATCTGCTGCTGCAAAGCACCTCGCCGTCCATAGCGGCCCAGAGGCAAACCGACATACTTTTAATGCCATTGTAGATGAAAAAGATTTGAGGGAAACGTATTTATACGCCTTCGAAAAACTGGTAGGCGGAGGAGTGGAATCCATTATGTGCGCCTACAATCGCGTCAATGGCGAACCTTGCTGTACCAGCAAAACGCTTATAGAAGATATATTGAAAGGTGAATGGAAGTTCAATGGACACATCGTAACCGATTGCTGGGCATTGGAAGATATTTATGCTCGACATAAAGTAATGGGAACGGCTACGGAAGTGGCAGCGGCGGCAGTAAAAGCTGGGGTAAACCTCGACTGCTCCAACCTTATGCAAGCAGAACTGATGCCTGCTATTGAGCAAGGCTTGTTGGCTAAAGAAGAAATTGATGGCGCGCTGGTTCCTAACCTAACCACGCTTTTCAAACTTGGCTTTTTTGACGAGCCATCCCTGAATCCTTATAGCAACTTAGGTCGGGAAGATGTTCATAACCAAGAGCAAATTGCACTTGCCAAAAAGGCAGCTCTGGAAAGTATGGTCTTATTAAAAAATGCCAATAATCTTTTGCCCATCAATAAAGAAGAATATGGCAGCATCGTAGTCGCTGGAAGCAATTCGGGTTCGCTAGATGCTATGCTGGGAAACTACCACGGTATTTCTGGAAACATCGTCACGTATGCGGAAGGAATAAGCGAAGCTGCTGGGCCTGAAATGGCTGTTCAATACGACCTTGGCTCTAACTATACTGATACCACACATTTCGGAGGCGTTTGGGCTTCCGAAACCAGCGACCTGACCATCGCCGTTATCGGGCTGACTCCCGTGCTCGAAGGAGAAGAAGGCGATGCCTTTTTGGCTGCCAATGGTGGCGATAAAAAAGATTTGAGTATCCCTGCTGCGCATGTGGCTTTCCTGAAAAAACTAAGATCAAAACACGATAAGCCAATCATCACGGTGATCACTGCTGGAAGCGCTGTGGATATTTCTGCCATCGAGCCTTATTCCGATGCCATCATCATGGCTTGGTACGCTGGCGAGCAAGGGGGGAATGCATTAGCCGATATTATTTTTGGGGCAGCATCTCCTTCTGGAAGACTGCCAATTACTTTCTACAAATCGTTCGACGACCTTCCTCCCTACAACAGCTACGCTATGAAGGGAAGGACGTATCGCTATTTTGATGGGGAAGTACAATATCCGTTTGGCTATGGTCTCAGTTATGGAAAATTTGCGTACGAATGGGTAAAAATCCCAGAGAAAAAGTACAAAAAGGGCGATACGATTGAGGTTTCAGTAAAAGTGAAAAACGCTGGAGCGTACGATGCGGAAGAAGTGGTACAAGCCTATATCCAATATCCTGAAATAGACCGTATGCCTATCAAAGAATTGAGGGCATTTAAGAAAACAACAGTAAAAAAGAACGGTGAGAGCGAGGTTTCACTGAGCATCCCGATAGCAGAATTGAGAAAATGGGATACTGCAAAAGGCGAATGGGAAATATACTCGGGCACCTACACTCTTGTACTTGGGAGTGATTCGAGAGACGAAAAATTAACCACAACTTTTACCATTAAATAA
- a CDS encoding IS5 family transposase, protein METGYTRLTSRQWQYIKEYLPVERKRKYDLRDVVDSILYCMRSGQQWRSLSGEGRPPWNVVYYYFRKWQGDNTLFRLNAALNQLERKRKGKKATPSMLSIDSQSVKCAPFIGQDTGLDGNKKVNGRKRHVITDTLGLVWGVVATGANEHDGTIGQRVVEPLLGYLHRMEKILADQAYKKKFTGWVEDNIRGVEVEISSCPPTPRGFVPIKWRWVTERTFGTFNFFRRLSKDYEKTTKSQEAWVLWQNCQIILNRIKKMPI, encoded by the coding sequence ATGGAAACAGGATATACCCGCTTGACCTCCCGGCAATGGCAATATATAAAAGAATATCTTCCCGTGGAAAGGAAACGCAAATATGACCTCAGGGACGTGGTGGACTCGATCTTGTACTGCATGCGCAGCGGACAGCAGTGGCGCAGCCTCTCGGGCGAGGGACGCCCTCCTTGGAATGTGGTATACTATTATTTCCGCAAGTGGCAGGGGGACAACACGCTTTTTCGGCTGAACGCGGCACTCAACCAACTAGAGCGCAAGAGGAAGGGCAAGAAGGCGACCCCGAGCATGCTTTCCATTGATAGCCAGTCGGTAAAGTGCGCGCCTTTTATCGGGCAGGACACGGGGCTGGACGGCAACAAGAAGGTGAACGGGAGAAAAAGGCACGTCATCACCGATACGCTCGGGCTGGTATGGGGAGTGGTCGCCACTGGCGCCAACGAGCATGACGGCACGATAGGGCAACGGGTGGTGGAGCCCCTCTTGGGCTACCTGCACAGGATGGAAAAGATCCTGGCAGACCAGGCCTATAAAAAGAAGTTCACCGGATGGGTAGAGGACAACATAAGGGGCGTAGAGGTCGAGATATCCTCTTGTCCCCCAACCCCCAGGGGCTTTGTGCCCATCAAGTGGAGATGGGTCACCGAGAGGACATTCGGCACGTTCAATTTCTTCCGGAGGCTGTCCAAAGACTATGAAAAAACTACCAAAAGCCAAGAAGCTTGGGTTTTATGGCAAAACTGCCAAATAATACTTAATAGGATCAAAAAAATGCCTATTTAA
- a CDS encoding sodium:solute symporter family protein, which yields MAISLLDWSIIALYFVVSIGIGIYMSKRAGNSTSDFFLSGRNLPWYVAGTSMVATTFAADTPLAVTELVAQNGIAGNWLWWNMLFGGMLTVFFFARLWRRANILTDAEFVSIRYSGKAARFLRGWRAVYIGVFMNVIVMAWVNLAMVKILTVIFPDFTVFGHTSIHLLGIEFTSHMLLVGGLLLFVAFYSSLSGLWGVSITDTFQFIMAMGGSIALAVYAVDEVGGIAELKNSLSDTQWVFDFLPVVGGGSGEEVGATGILKMSAVAVVAYLGVQWWASWYPGSEPGGGGYVAQRMMSAKDEKNSLLATLWFQVAHYAIRPWPWVLVALSTLVLYPEADDRGATYVMMIRDYLPSGLVGLLLAAFLAAYMSTIASQIVWGTSYIINDLYRPFIKPNAEEKFYVKVSKITTFLLMLFSLVVTTQLEQISDAWKLVLALSAGIGVILILRWFWWRINAWSEIAAMVAPYTALPILTGVFGLDIINKDFELCLLILVAWSTVCWLVVTLLTPPTDEATLKEFYRKVHPGGIGWTKISKLMPEVKSDTGYLALFLNWLLGCLLVIFSLFGIGKLLFLEYTTGLIYLIIALVSGFLIYRNFSKMGWEKLK from the coding sequence ATGGCGATATCACTATTAGACTGGTCAATTATAGCCTTATATTTTGTCGTTAGTATCGGCATTGGCATCTATATGTCAAAGCGGGCAGGCAATAGCACAAGCGACTTTTTTTTAAGCGGCAGGAACTTGCCTTGGTATGTAGCGGGCACCAGTATGGTTGCCACCACTTTTGCAGCCGATACTCCTTTGGCAGTGACCGAATTGGTCGCCCAAAATGGTATAGCTGGCAACTGGCTTTGGTGGAATATGCTCTTCGGCGGTATGCTCACCGTATTCTTTTTCGCAAGGCTCTGGCGTAGGGCAAATATCCTCACCGACGCTGAATTTGTTTCTATACGCTATTCGGGCAAAGCAGCTCGGTTTTTAAGAGGATGGCGAGCGGTGTATATTGGAGTTTTTATGAACGTGATCGTGATGGCTTGGGTAAATCTTGCCATGGTAAAAATCCTCACCGTGATTTTCCCCGATTTCACTGTATTCGGGCATACTTCTATCCATCTGTTAGGTATTGAGTTCACTTCGCACATGTTGCTCGTGGGCGGCCTTTTATTATTTGTGGCATTTTACTCTTCGCTCTCAGGTTTGTGGGGCGTTTCCATTACCGATACCTTCCAGTTCATTATGGCCATGGGCGGCAGCATTGCCCTAGCCGTTTATGCCGTAGACGAAGTGGGCGGCATAGCTGAATTAAAAAATTCGTTGTCCGATACCCAGTGGGTATTTGATTTTCTGCCAGTAGTAGGTGGAGGAAGTGGAGAAGAAGTGGGTGCTACAGGAATTTTAAAAATGAGTGCGGTAGCCGTAGTAGCATACTTAGGGGTACAATGGTGGGCGAGTTGGTATCCTGGTTCTGAGCCAGGTGGTGGCGGTTATGTAGCCCAGCGAATGATGTCTGCCAAAGATGAGAAAAACTCTCTATTAGCTACATTGTGGTTTCAAGTGGCGCATTATGCTATTCGCCCTTGGCCATGGGTGTTGGTAGCTCTTTCTACCTTAGTGTTGTACCCAGAAGCAGATGACCGTGGCGCTACCTATGTGATGATGATCAGAGATTACCTACCTTCAGGTTTAGTAGGCTTGCTACTCGCCGCTTTTTTAGCTGCGTATATGTCCACCATCGCCTCGCAGATTGTATGGGGAACATCGTATATCATTAATGACTTGTATCGCCCATTCATCAAGCCTAATGCAGAAGAAAAATTTTATGTAAAAGTGTCTAAGATAACCACCTTCTTGCTAATGCTTTTTTCACTAGTTGTCACTACGCAGCTAGAACAAATTAGCGATGCTTGGAAATTGGTATTGGCATTGAGCGCAGGAATTGGCGTAATCTTGATATTGAGATGGTTTTGGTGGAGGATAAATGCATGGAGCGAAATTGCCGCCATGGTAGCACCTTATACAGCCTTACCCATCTTAACAGGTGTTTTTGGCTTAGATATCATCAATAAAGATTTTGAGTTATGCTTGCTCATTTTGGTAGCATGGTCCACCGTATGCTGGTTGGTAGTAACCCTATTAACCCCTCCTACCGATGAGGCTACCTTAAAAGAGTTCTATAGAAAAGTGCACCCAGGAGGAATAGGCTGGACAAAGATAAGTAAACTCATGCCTGAGGTAAAAAGCGACACGGGCTACCTTGCCTTGTTTCTCAACTGGCTATTGGGTTGCCTCTTAGTGATCTTCAGCTTATTTGGTATTGGGAAATTACTCTTCCTAGAGTATACTACTGGCTTAATCTATTTAATAATTGCCTTGGTCAGCGGATTTTTGATTTATAGAAACTTCTCTAAAATGGGTTGGGAGAAATTAAAATAG